One Pullulanibacillus sp. KACC 23026 DNA segment encodes these proteins:
- a CDS encoding glyoxalase superfamily protein: protein MSTSQITMKNPTSILRIFDEEKAKEFYLTFLGFKVDWEHRFEENFPLYMQVSYGDCIIHLSEHHGDCCPGGAIRIETENLELFHSKLLSKNYKYARPGIETTPWHTREVSIRDPFGNRIIFFENLQH, encoded by the coding sequence ATGAGCACATCTCAAATAACAATGAAAAACCCTACTTCCATTCTGCGTATTTTTGATGAGGAAAAAGCCAAAGAATTTTATTTGACCTTTTTGGGATTTAAGGTGGATTGGGAGCATCGTTTTGAAGAGAATTTCCCTTTATACATGCAGGTTTCTTATGGGGATTGTATAATTCATCTTTCGGAACATCATGGCGATTGCTGTCCTGGAGGCGCTATAAGGATTGAGACTGAAAACTTGGAGTTATTCCATTCAAAACTTTTATCAAAGAATTATAAGTATGCTCGTCCTGGCATTGAGACAACGCCTTGGCATACTCGGGAGGTTAGTATTAGAGATCCCTTTGGTAATCGAATTATCTTTTTTGAGAATCTGCAACATTAA
- a CDS encoding GNAT family N-acetyltransferase, translating to MTLAEKVIISPLKNELIKDINQTNDSFKVFGRVVPSLQSGKWSYEEILFDEPKEIRFPDDHLDWHQYISREDKALFLAYVNTTCIGQIRIIKDWNRFCYIENIAIKKEYRGYRIGKLLLHRAEEWASQRNLIGMSLEAQDDNLGACRFYVKQGFVLGGVDTLKQSYNPNIETTLYWYKLFEEPLA from the coding sequence ATGACTTTAGCTGAAAAGGTCATTATTTCTCCATTAAAAAATGAGTTAATAAAGGATATCAATCAAACAAATGATTCTTTTAAAGTGTTTGGTAGAGTGGTCCCCAGTTTACAATCCGGGAAATGGTCTTATGAAGAGATTCTTTTTGATGAACCTAAGGAAATTCGTTTCCCTGATGATCACCTTGATTGGCATCAGTATATAAGCCGAGAAGATAAAGCTTTGTTTTTGGCGTACGTGAATACTACTTGCATTGGGCAAATTAGAATCATAAAGGATTGGAATCGTTTTTGTTATATCGAAAACATTGCTATTAAAAAGGAATATAGAGGATATCGAATCGGGAAACTGCTCTTACATAGAGCCGAAGAGTGGGCAAGCCAACGAAATCTTATAGGAATGTCCCTGGAAGCTCAGGATGATAACCTTGGTGCGTGCAGATTTTATGTGAAACAAGGCTTTGTACTGGGTGGGGTTGACACATTAAAGCAATCATATAATCCAAACATCGAAACCACTTTGTATTGGTATAAGTTATTTGAGGAACCGCTTGCTTAA
- a CDS encoding tetratricopeptide repeat protein, with the protein MPKIRRNDPCSCGSGKKYKNCCGNNQVVSLERILHQEIMDLQVELMDFALKNYEEDIFLSIKETEIPFQKLETELGQDLHVFLYMILANWIVLEVAVEEEQRIIDLFIQRKLRQIKRERLKAILLSWREGFSFVGRLVSKEPSDLFLLKNIMDQQEVRVQVLEPERYKNTELNSLIMGNLLPMSGQAFTFFAAFMDVHPEESDEVEGRIRGIYDEHLNSYEDDSHSFFSDHFPEILASVFFDREKMRSLASYEWENPVHGLVAALYYEKILEEEYVPANLIQFGLELWQTFCLRKHPTIRNPKLFAAALHYLVSCLLPFNQPTQKQIAQAYEVSASSLSTKYRELESVLKQDIDEFFAHEEEDESLPELELESPPDSMSKEEWAKELLDQAYQATGRTQIKLARQALNLDPNNPDVYQLLGDLTPNYKEKLTLFKTGMTVGEKLLGKKFFEQNKGYFWGLWETRPYMRVKLSYADTLLECGEYIEAIAQYKELLELNEMDNQGVRFPLFKAYVEIRRLDEAEQLLDKYPEKNATALYNRCLVEGLRNGKGTKYKELLAQAEQQNPYVMRYLNKEIDMPQEIPESYRPGEPSEAILYTYLFGQLWWESRL; encoded by the coding sequence ATGCCGAAAATCAGGCGGAATGATCCTTGTTCTTGTGGGAGCGGGAAGAAGTATAAGAATTGTTGTGGAAACAATCAAGTGGTAAGTCTGGAGCGGATTTTACATCAGGAGATCATGGACTTGCAAGTAGAACTCATGGATTTTGCCTTAAAAAATTATGAAGAGGACATTTTTCTTTCAATTAAGGAAACTGAGATTCCATTTCAAAAGTTGGAGACTGAGTTGGGACAAGACTTGCATGTGTTCCTTTATATGATCTTAGCGAATTGGATCGTATTGGAAGTGGCGGTTGAAGAGGAGCAACGGATTATTGATCTTTTCATTCAACGAAAACTCCGACAAATTAAGCGGGAGCGTTTAAAGGCTATTCTCTTGTCTTGGAGGGAGGGGTTCTCTTTCGTTGGAAGACTTGTCTCAAAGGAACCGAGCGATCTGTTCCTTTTAAAAAATATAATGGATCAACAAGAAGTTAGGGTTCAGGTGTTGGAGCCCGAACGCTACAAAAATACGGAACTCAACAGTTTAATTATGGGGAATCTTCTCCCAATGAGTGGACAGGCCTTCACTTTTTTTGCGGCCTTTATGGATGTCCATCCTGAGGAATCCGATGAGGTTGAGGGCAGGATACGAGGGATTTACGATGAGCATCTCAATTCTTATGAGGATGACAGTCATAGTTTCTTCTCGGATCATTTTCCTGAAATACTGGCCAGTGTGTTTTTTGATAGAGAAAAGATGAGGTCACTCGCCTCCTATGAATGGGAAAATCCGGTTCATGGACTTGTCGCGGCCCTCTATTATGAGAAGATCTTGGAAGAGGAGTATGTCCCGGCGAATCTGATCCAATTTGGTTTGGAGTTATGGCAAACGTTTTGTTTAAGGAAACATCCAACAATAAGGAATCCTAAGTTGTTTGCTGCCGCTCTTCACTATCTGGTTAGTTGTTTGCTGCCATTTAACCAACCAACACAGAAACAGATTGCTCAAGCTTATGAGGTTTCGGCGAGCAGCCTTTCGACTAAATATCGGGAGTTAGAGAGCGTTTTAAAACAAGATATCGACGAATTTTTTGCTCATGAAGAGGAGGATGAGTCTCTTCCTGAACTAGAGTTGGAGAGCCCTCCGGATTCTATGTCAAAAGAAGAATGGGCCAAGGAGCTGCTCGATCAAGCTTATCAAGCAACAGGCAGAACCCAGATTAAGTTAGCCAGACAAGCCTTGAACCTAGATCCCAACAATCCTGACGTTTATCAGCTATTGGGTGATCTCACACCTAATTACAAAGAAAAATTGACTCTTTTCAAAACAGGAATGACGGTGGGGGAGAAGTTATTAGGAAAGAAGTTCTTTGAACAAAACAAAGGGTATTTCTGGGGGCTATGGGAAACAAGACCTTATATGCGAGTCAAGCTAAGCTATGCCGATACATTACTCGAATGTGGTGAGTATATAGAGGCTATTGCTCAATATAAAGAGTTGCTTGAGCTTAATGAAATGGACAATCAAGGCGTCCGATTTCCGTTATTTAAGGCGTATGTCGAAATACGGCGTTTAGACGAGGCTGAACAATTATTAGATAAGTATCCTGAGAAGAACGCCACCGCTTTATATAATCGCTGTCTTGTTGAGGGACTGCGTAACGGAAAAGGTACTAAATATAAGGAGCTCTTGGCCCAAGCTGAACAGCAAAACCCCTACGTGATGCGCTATCTGAACAAAGAGATAGACATGCCTCAAGAAATCCCCGAATCCTATAGACCAGGCGAACCAAGCGAAGCCATTCTCTACACTTACCTGTTTGGGCAACTGTGGTGGGAGAGCCGGTTGTAG
- a CDS encoding DeoR/GlpR family DNA-binding transcription regulator codes for MSKLFASERRLKIMEILNKKKRITVKELSNITKVSEATLRLDLTKLEEEGLLNRTHGGAVLIESPNNETVFSVRKKKNKEQKVEIAKKALGLISNGYCILLDASSTGLELADLLKKSSLRLTVLTSGIYTALELRENPNITVILLGGVVRNGSSSLEGTLGINILNQINVDIMFTSANGFSFDTGLTDFNVYEVELKKEMVKHSKRVAALIDHSKINKSSIAAFASLNDLDYFICDSQINPIDLERLKNYDLEIL; via the coding sequence ATGAGCAAACTATTTGCCTCAGAACGCAGGCTTAAAATAATGGAAATACTAAACAAAAAAAAACGAATTACTGTTAAAGAACTGTCTAATATAACGAAAGTATCGGAAGCTACATTAAGATTAGACCTGACAAAGTTAGAAGAAGAAGGTCTACTTAATCGAACACACGGAGGAGCAGTACTAATTGAATCACCAAATAATGAAACCGTTTTCTCGGTCCGCAAAAAGAAAAATAAAGAGCAAAAGGTGGAAATTGCAAAGAAAGCATTGGGATTAATTTCAAATGGATACTGTATTTTGTTAGATGCCAGCTCGACTGGATTAGAACTTGCTGATCTTTTAAAAAAGAGTTCATTACGTTTAACTGTTCTAACGAGTGGAATTTACACGGCTTTAGAACTAAGAGAAAACCCAAATATCACTGTTATTCTTCTTGGAGGAGTTGTAAGAAACGGATCCAGCTCTTTAGAAGGCACTTTAGGGATTAACATTCTCAATCAAATTAATGTTGACATTATGTTCACCTCTGCAAATGGCTTTTCTTTTGATACTGGCTTAACCGATTTCAATGTATATGAAGTAGAATTAAAAAAGGAAATGGTAAAGCATTCAAAAAGAGTAGCTGCTTTAATTGATCATAGTAAGATAAATAAGAGTTCTATTGCTGCATTTGCTAGTTTAAACGATCTCGATTACTTCATTTGTGATAGCCAAATAAATCCCATTGATCTTGAGCGACTAAAAAATTACGATTTAGAGATATTATAA
- a CDS encoding glucose 1-dehydrogenase, with protein MVGTNSMDLSGRTAIITGAGQGLGEAMAKALAQVGSNIVIADINEKNAQKTSDQIKAMGVESLAYKLDVTREEQVEDLVKMVKDEFGSIDILINNAGICQKVKTEEQDFEDWKRIFDVNVHGVYLMSKAVGKVMIQQNKGSIINMASMSSFIVNREPQNAYNSSKAAVAMMTKCLASEWVDYNIRVNAIAPGYMRTDMAEPLFKKGGELEHLLELVPMKRLGEPEELGSLAVYLASDASSFATGSVINIDGGYTIW; from the coding sequence ATGGTAGGAACAAACTCCATGGATTTGTCTGGGAGAACAGCCATTATTACTGGTGCCGGACAGGGACTTGGTGAAGCAATGGCAAAAGCATTAGCTCAGGTAGGCTCAAACATTGTGATTGCTGATATTAACGAAAAAAATGCACAAAAGACATCTGATCAGATTAAAGCAATGGGAGTAGAGAGTCTAGCCTATAAGCTCGATGTGACAAGAGAAGAACAGGTAGAAGATTTAGTTAAAATGGTTAAGGATGAATTTGGATCTATTGATATTTTAATTAACAATGCCGGTATCTGTCAGAAGGTTAAAACGGAAGAGCAAGACTTTGAAGACTGGAAACGAATTTTTGATGTGAATGTTCATGGCGTTTACTTGATGTCCAAGGCTGTAGGTAAAGTCATGATTCAACAAAATAAAGGTTCTATTATAAATATGGCATCCATGTCGAGCTTTATTGTGAATCGAGAGCCACAAAATGCTTATAACTCATCAAAGGCAGCAGTTGCTATGATGACAAAATGTCTAGCTTCTGAATGGGTCGATTATAACATTCGTGTAAATGCCATTGCCCCTGGGTATATGAGAACCGATATGGCAGAACCTCTATTTAAAAAGGGTGGAGAGCTTGAACATTTGCTAGAACTTGTACCTATGAAGCGATTAGGTGAACCTGAAGAGTTAGGGAGTTTAGCGGTTTACTTAGCTTCAGACGCTTCATCTTTTGCAACCGGTTCTGTAATTAATATTGATGGCGGTTACACAATTTGGTAA
- a CDS encoding alcohol dehydrogenase catalytic domain-containing protein: protein MMKTESDVKIIKVDYPETMKAIVAYAPSDYRIEEVSTPRIEHEKEIIIKVEACGICAGDVKAYAGAPSFWGDETQPAYIKAPMIPGHEFIGHVVAKGEAVTDFEIGDRVISEQIVPCWECRFCKHGQYWMCEKHDLYGFQNNVNGGMAEYMKFTKEAINYRVPDELPIEDAILIEPYACSLHAVQRAQISYGDVVVISGAGTLGLGMVGAAKKSGPGKLIVLDMKEDRLELAKQFGADIVLNPAKVDVVKEIKDMTDGYGCDIYIEATGHPKSVEQGLSMIRKLGRFVEFSVFKDPVSVDWSIISDRKELDLLGSHLGPYCYDLVIEGIQNGDLPTKGVVTHRLPLEEFEKGFELMKTGEKSLKVILEP from the coding sequence ATGATGAAAACAGAATCAGATGTAAAAATAATCAAAGTTGACTATCCAGAAACTATGAAAGCAATTGTTGCTTATGCACCAAGTGACTATCGCATTGAGGAAGTTTCAACACCTAGAATTGAACATGAAAAAGAAATTATTATAAAAGTGGAAGCTTGCGGAATTTGTGCAGGTGATGTGAAGGCCTATGCAGGTGCACCGAGCTTCTGGGGAGATGAAACACAACCTGCTTATATTAAGGCGCCAATGATCCCTGGGCATGAATTTATTGGTCATGTTGTCGCTAAAGGGGAAGCGGTTACAGATTTTGAAATTGGTGATCGTGTGATTTCTGAACAAATCGTGCCTTGTTGGGAGTGCCGTTTTTGTAAACATGGTCAGTATTGGATGTGTGAGAAGCATGACCTCTATGGTTTCCAAAACAATGTAAACGGTGGCATGGCCGAGTACATGAAATTTACCAAAGAAGCAATTAACTATCGTGTACCTGATGAACTACCAATTGAAGATGCCATTTTAATTGAACCATATGCTTGCTCACTTCATGCTGTGCAACGTGCCCAAATTAGTTACGGCGATGTTGTCGTGATCTCAGGTGCTGGTACACTAGGTCTTGGAATGGTTGGGGCCGCCAAAAAGTCTGGACCAGGAAAATTAATTGTGCTGGATATGAAAGAAGATCGTTTGGAACTTGCAAAGCAGTTTGGTGCAGATATTGTTTTAAATCCAGCTAAAGTAGACGTTGTTAAGGAAATTAAAGATATGACTGATGGATACGGCTGTGATATTTACATAGAAGCCACAGGACATCCAAAATCTGTTGAACAAGGTTTAAGTATGATTCGTAAGCTTGGCCGTTTTGTAGAATTTAGTGTCTTTAAAGATCCAGTTTCTGTGGATTGGAGTATTATCAGCGACCGAAAAGAACTTGATTTACTAGGTTCTCACCTCGGACCATATTGTTATGATTTAGTTATTGAAGGTATTCAAAATGGCGATCTCCCAACGAAAGGTGTTGTGACGCATCGCTTACCACTCGAAGAATTTGAAAAGGGTTTTGAACTAATGAAAACTGGAGAGAAATCCTTAAAAGTTATTCTTGAACCTTAA